The following coding sequences are from one Rhodocyclaceae bacterium window:
- a CDS encoding BCD family MFS transporter, producing MNATAGNGLGWLGIARLGLVQTALGAIVVLTTSTMNRVMVVELALPAMLPGALVAMHYAVQLLRPRLGYGSDVGGQRTPWIIGGMALLALGGISASIATALMATHQGMGVALAVVSFLMIGIGVGAAGTSLLTLLAKQVAPERRGAAATIVWMMMIVGFIITAATVGHFLDPFTPMRLVTITSCVAAIAFLLTLAAVHGIEARPGAIVSGNAAAAPGSAQTPQAFRAALAEVWADTRARRFTVFVFISMLAFSAQDLILEPFAGLVFGYTVGESTRLAGVQNGGVLLGMMLVAVATTLGKRGRRFGSLAAWTVGGCISSALALALLVVAGHVGGDWPLKPTVFFLGASNGAFAVAAIGSMMALAGEGPPSREGIRMGLWGASQAIAFGAGGFVGAMLCDLIRAATGSVVTGYTTVFAIEAVLFILAAILAARIGMTASAASTAVPAQQAQGFEGGLAHALKPGLNGR from the coding sequence ATGAACGCGACCGCAGGCAACGGACTCGGCTGGCTGGGCATCGCCCGGCTCGGACTGGTACAGACCGCATTGGGTGCGATCGTCGTGCTCACCACGTCGACGATGAACCGGGTGATGGTGGTCGAACTCGCGCTGCCGGCGATGCTGCCCGGGGCGCTGGTCGCGATGCACTATGCCGTGCAGCTGCTGCGTCCGCGCCTGGGCTATGGGTCCGACGTAGGCGGCCAGCGCACGCCGTGGATCATCGGCGGCATGGCCCTGCTCGCGCTGGGCGGCATCAGCGCATCGATCGCCACCGCACTGATGGCCACCCATCAGGGCATGGGTGTCGCGCTCGCGGTGGTGTCCTTCCTGATGATCGGCATCGGCGTCGGCGCGGCCGGCACCTCGCTGCTGACGCTGCTGGCCAAGCAGGTGGCGCCGGAGCGGCGCGGTGCCGCGGCCACCATCGTCTGGATGATGATGATCGTCGGCTTCATCATCACCGCCGCCACCGTCGGCCACTTCCTCGATCCGTTCACGCCGATGCGGCTGGTGACGATCACCAGTTGCGTGGCGGCGATCGCCTTCCTGCTGACGCTCGCAGCGGTACACGGCATAGAGGCCCGCCCCGGCGCGATCGTGTCGGGCAACGCGGCAGCGGCGCCGGGCAGCGCGCAGACGCCGCAGGCTTTCCGGGCAGCGCTGGCCGAAGTGTGGGCCGACACCCGGGCGCGCCGCTTCACGGTGTTCGTGTTCATCTCGATGCTCGCCTTCAGCGCGCAGGACCTGATCCTCGAGCCGTTCGCCGGCCTGGTGTTCGGCTACACGGTGGGCGAGTCGACCAGGCTTGCCGGCGTCCAGAACGGCGGCGTACTGCTCGGCATGATGCTGGTGGCGGTCGCCACCACGCTCGGCAAGCGCGGCCGCCGCTTCGGTTCGCTCGCGGCCTGGACGGTCGGCGGCTGCATCAGCTCGGCACTCGCCCTCGCGCTGCTGGTGGTCGCGGGCCATGTCGGCGGCGACTGGCCGCTGAAGCCGACGGTGTTCTTCCTCGGCGCCAGCAACGGCGCCTTCGCGGTGGCCGCGATCGGCTCGATGATGGCGCTGGCCGGGGAGGGTCCACCGTCGCGCGAAGGTATCCGCATGGGACTGTGGGGCGCCTCGCAGGCGATCGCGTTCGGGGCAGGTGGCTTCGTCGGGGCCATGCTCTGCGACCTGATCCGGGCCGCGACCGGATCGGTGGTCACCGGCTACACGACGGTGTTCGCGATCGAGGCCGTGCTGTTCATCTTGGCCGCCATTCTCGCGGCACGTATCGGCATGACGGCCAGCGCCGCTTCGACTGCAGTACCTGCGCAGCAGGCCCAGGGGTTCGAGGGCGGGCTTGCGCACGCATTGAAACCCGGACTGAACGGTCGATGA
- the chlG gene encoding chlorophyll synthase ChlG, whose translation MNAPAPRAVLELLKPITWFPPMWAFGCGAVSSGMPASGKWLTVAAGILLAGPLVCATSQAVNDWFDRHVDAINEPNRPIPSGRIPGQWGLYIAIVWTLLSLLLAWWLGPLVLAAASIGLVLAWMYSAPPFRLKQNGWWGNSAVALSYEGLPWITGAAVMLAGATPDLRIFVLAALYSFGAHGIMTLNDFKSVEGDRQMKLGSLPVRLGPERAARLACVVMALPQFIVVALLFSGWGQTHHAVIVSIFLAVQLALMVRLLKDPRKLAPWYNATGVSLYVLGMLVSAFALRHGLPDPV comes from the coding sequence ATGAATGCGCCTGCGCCCAGAGCGGTCCTGGAACTGCTCAAGCCGATCACCTGGTTCCCCCCGATGTGGGCGTTCGGTTGTGGCGCCGTATCGTCGGGAATGCCTGCATCCGGCAAATGGCTCACGGTCGCCGCAGGCATCCTCCTGGCCGGTCCGCTGGTCTGCGCGACGAGCCAGGCGGTGAACGACTGGTTCGACCGCCATGTCGACGCGATCAACGAGCCGAACCGCCCGATTCCGTCCGGCCGCATCCCCGGCCAGTGGGGCCTGTACATCGCGATCGTCTGGACCCTGCTGTCGCTCCTGCTCGCCTGGTGGCTCGGCCCGCTGGTGCTCGCAGCCGCCTCGATCGGGCTGGTCCTGGCATGGATGTACAGCGCACCGCCGTTCCGGCTGAAGCAGAATGGCTGGTGGGGCAACAGCGCGGTTGCACTGAGCTACGAAGGCCTGCCGTGGATCACCGGGGCTGCCGTGATGCTGGCCGGCGCCACGCCCGACCTGCGGATCTTCGTGCTGGCCGCACTCTACAGCTTCGGCGCGCACGGCATCATGACCCTGAACGACTTCAAATCGGTCGAGGGCGACCGTCAGATGAAGCTCGGCTCGCTGCCGGTGCGCCTGGGGCCGGAACGCGCGGCGCGCCTCGCCTGCGTCGTGATGGCGCTGCCGCAGTTCATCGTCGTCGCGCTGCTGTTCTCCGGCTGGGGCCAGACGCATCACGCGGTGATCGTCTCGATCTTCCTGGCGGTGCAACTCGCGCTGATGGTCCGCCTGCTGAAGGATCCACGCAAACTGGCACCCTGGTACAACGCGACCGGGGTCAGCCTCTACGTCCTGGGCATGCTGGTCAGCGCCTTCGCGCTGCGCCACGGGCTGCCTGATCCCGTATGA
- the ppsR gene encoding transcriptional regulator PpsR, translating into MAVEAARQFRSPKRSLGELDAEAAAALIAVATDVALVIDVGGVIRDLAVGSDELAAEGYADWIGQPWVDTVTAESRRKVEEMLRDAGSKAPARWRHVNQTSSRGDEMPMLYSAVQVGTKGRVIAVGRNLRSIATLQQKLLDVQQSMERDYLRLRHAETRYRLLFQMAAEAVLIVDAGTQRVVEANPAAAQLLEETARRLVGRPFPEGFDAPSTQALQSLLAAVRAAGSADEVRVRLLEGRREFMVSTSMFRQDNASLFLVRLSPITTESGGGPMPRAQTRLSDIVDTLPDGFVVTDVEGRILTANRAFLDVVQLATEEQARGESIERWLGRPGVDLNVLLANLKQHGSVRMFATTLRGEYGTNTEIEISAVSAPNTEPPCLGFTVRNIMRRPVAENRSNHSLPRSVEQLTELVGRVSLKELVRETTDVIERLCIEAALELTGDNRASAAEMLGLSRQSLYVKLRRYGLGDLAPDA; encoded by the coding sequence TTGGCAGTCGAGGCAGCACGGCAGTTCCGGTCTCCGAAACGTTCCCTTGGCGAACTCGACGCCGAGGCGGCGGCAGCGCTCATTGCGGTCGCGACCGATGTCGCGCTGGTGATCGACGTCGGCGGGGTGATCCGCGACCTGGCCGTGGGCAGCGACGAACTCGCGGCCGAGGGCTATGCCGACTGGATCGGCCAGCCGTGGGTCGACACGGTGACCGCAGAAAGCCGCCGCAAGGTCGAAGAGATGCTGCGCGATGCCGGCAGCAAGGCACCGGCCCGGTGGCGCCACGTGAACCAGACGTCGAGCCGCGGCGACGAAATGCCGATGCTCTACTCGGCCGTCCAGGTCGGAACCAAGGGACGGGTGATCGCGGTCGGCCGCAACCTGCGTTCCATCGCCACGCTGCAGCAGAAGCTGCTCGACGTCCAGCAGTCGATGGAACGCGATTACCTGCGCCTGCGCCATGCCGAGACCCGCTACCGGCTGCTGTTCCAGATGGCTGCCGAGGCCGTCCTGATCGTCGACGCCGGCACGCAGCGGGTGGTCGAGGCCAATCCGGCTGCGGCGCAACTGCTCGAGGAGACCGCGCGCCGGCTGGTCGGCCGCCCGTTCCCAGAAGGTTTCGATGCACCCAGCACGCAGGCCCTGCAGTCGCTCCTCGCGGCCGTGCGCGCCGCAGGCAGCGCTGACGAAGTTCGCGTGCGGCTGCTGGAAGGCCGGCGCGAGTTCATGGTCAGCACGTCGATGTTCCGCCAGGACAACGCGTCACTGTTCCTGGTCCGTCTGTCCCCCATAACCACCGAATCGGGAGGTGGTCCGATGCCGCGTGCACAAACCAGGCTGTCCGACATTGTCGATACTCTTCCCGACGGTTTCGTGGTCACGGACGTCGAAGGGCGCATCCTGACCGCGAACCGTGCCTTCCTCGACGTGGTACAGCTCGCCACCGAAGAGCAGGCGCGCGGCGAATCGATCGAGCGATGGCTGGGGCGACCCGGCGTCGACCTCAACGTGCTGCTCGCCAACCTCAAGCAGCACGGCTCGGTGCGCATGTTCGCTACTACGCTGCGTGGCGAGTACGGTACGAACACGGAAATCGAGATCTCGGCGGTGTCCGCGCCGAACACGGAGCCGCCCTGCCTCGGGTTCACGGTGAGGAACATCATGCGCCGTCCGGTGGCAGAGAACCGCAGCAACCATTCGTTGCCGCGCTCGGTCGAGCAACTGACTGAACTCGTCGGCCGGGTCTCGCTGAAAGAACTGGTGCGCGAGACCACCGACGTGATCGAACGCCTGTGTATTGAAGCCGCGCTCGAGCTCACCGGCGACAATCGCGCCTCGGCCGCCGAAATGCTCGGGCTGAGCCGGCAGAGCCTTTACGTGAAGCTCCGGCGCTACGGATTGGGCGACCTGGCACCGGATGCCTGA
- a CDS encoding cobalamin B12-binding domain-containing protein: protein MGSGSSIRPARTSGRNPFARQNNQPGQAASRELDTVGIDAETSSEVGSRDGNGQIPLRGLDRTARVRETEGSMTGARSDDNDRDYEGGQVREQVHAGEAFDVLSRHGSGSTDASERRIAGLVRTIEGEIIPRLMLAHAARGQELVSASGASTRQIESEQVDALVHAVMTQDTEAALLLVRALIHGGVSLESIYLDLLSTAARRTGEMWEADVCSFTDVTIGLWRLQEVMHEVGMANAIPPRTAEPPHRVLLRQTPGEQHSFGLNMVAEFFRRAGWQVHDDSSEAGTDPVDNVRGRWFDVVGLSLSGERHLDVLATTIHAIRKASRNRGVGVMVGGPLFIEHPDLVARVGADTTANDGRQAVLQAHSMIGLLARCG from the coding sequence GTGGGTTCCGGATCCAGCATTCGTCCGGCCCGAACGTCGGGAAGAAACCCGTTCGCTCGACAGAATAATCAGCCCGGACAGGCAGCGTCTCGTGAACTGGACACTGTCGGTATCGACGCTGAAACATCGTCGGAAGTGGGTTCCCGTGATGGGAATGGGCAAATACCGTTGCGCGGCCTTGATCGGACTGCGCGGGTGCGAGAGACGGAGGGGTCGATGACAGGCGCGCGAAGTGACGACAACGATCGGGACTACGAAGGCGGGCAGGTGCGGGAGCAGGTCCATGCGGGCGAGGCGTTCGACGTACTGTCCCGCCATGGGTCGGGATCGACCGACGCCAGCGAACGACGTATCGCCGGCCTGGTGCGTACCATCGAGGGGGAAATCATTCCCCGCCTGATGCTCGCCCACGCCGCCCGCGGCCAGGAACTCGTCTCCGCGTCCGGTGCGTCCACTCGCCAGATAGAGTCCGAACAGGTAGACGCGCTGGTCCACGCCGTGATGACGCAGGACACGGAAGCGGCGCTTCTTCTGGTCCGCGCGCTCATCCACGGGGGAGTGTCGCTGGAATCGATCTACCTCGACCTGCTGAGCACGGCGGCACGCAGGACCGGCGAGATGTGGGAAGCCGATGTGTGTTCGTTCACCGACGTGACGATCGGTCTGTGGCGGCTGCAGGAAGTCATGCACGAGGTAGGCATGGCAAATGCGATCCCGCCGCGTACGGCAGAGCCGCCGCATCGCGTACTGCTGCGCCAGACACCCGGCGAACAGCACAGTTTCGGACTCAACATGGTGGCGGAGTTCTTCCGCCGCGCCGGCTGGCAGGTTCACGACGACTCCAGCGAGGCAGGGACGGATCCGGTCGACAACGTACGCGGCCGCTGGTTCGACGTCGTCGGACTTTCATTATCGGGAGAACGTCACCTCGACGTGCTCGCGACCACGATTCACGCGATCCGCAAGGCCTCGCGCAACCGGGGTGTCGGCGTGATGGTCGGCGGCCCATTGTTCATCGAGCATCCCGACTTGGTTGCACGTGTGGGCGCCGATACCACCGCCAATGACGGACGTCAGGCGGTGCTTCAGGCGCACAGCATGATCGGGTTGCTTGCCCGTTGCGGATAG
- the bchF gene encoding 2-vinyl bacteriochlorophyllide hydratase, protein MSALVHTTAGLYTAEERRRRDASPWTLVQGVLAPVQFLVFLVSLGLVLRYLATGEGYEIAVVSIVVKTLTLYAIMITGAIWEKVVFGVYLFARPFFWEDVFSMAVLALHTAYLVALATGALGPRELMLLALVAYVTYVINAGQFVLKLRAARMQAAKEGEQSLTQHGSMTVAGSLAK, encoded by the coding sequence ATGAGCGCGCTCGTCCACACGACTGCCGGTCTGTACACCGCCGAGGAGCGCCGCCGCCGCGACGCGTCTCCGTGGACGCTGGTGCAGGGCGTGCTCGCCCCGGTCCAGTTCCTGGTCTTCCTGGTGAGCCTCGGCCTGGTGCTGCGCTACCTGGCCACCGGCGAGGGCTACGAGATCGCCGTGGTCTCGATCGTCGTGAAGACCCTGACCCTCTACGCGATCATGATCACCGGCGCGATCTGGGAGAAGGTCGTGTTCGGCGTGTATCTGTTTGCCCGCCCGTTCTTCTGGGAAGACGTATTCAGCATGGCCGTGCTGGCGCTGCACACGGCCTACCTGGTCGCGCTGGCTACCGGTGCGCTCGGCCCGCGCGAACTGATGCTGCTGGCGCTTGTTGCCTACGTCACCTACGTGATCAATGCCGGCCAGTTTGTCCTGAAGTTGCGCGCCGCGCGCATGCAGGCTGCGAAAGAGGGTGAGCAATCGCTCACTCAGCACGGATCGATGACGGTAGCTGGGAGTCTGGCGAAATGA
- a CDS encoding ferredoxin:protochlorophyllide reductase (ATP-dependent) subunit N, with protein MTDLSVLPLSQAGCASAAPAKRTIPVLRERGQREVFCGLTGIVWLHRKMQDAFFLVVGSRTCAHLIQSAAGVMIFAEPRFGTAILSDRDLAGLADANDELDRICVELMARRPDIGTLFLVGSCPSEVIKLDLAKAAERLNAQLFPKVRVLNYSGSGIETTFTQGEDAALRAMVPVLPKDDASQLLVVGCVADVVEDQFRRVLEQLGIGPVAFFPARRAADLPSVGAGTRLLLAQPFNGETVRALGARGAELIQAPYPLGAEGTTAWLAAAAAAWGVAKDRFDEVTRPLIERSNRALERYRPRLAGKSVFLMPDSQLEIPIARFLSREMGMTLVEVGTPYLDRQMVAAELDLLPEDFVLSEGQHLDLQLERVRAARPDITVCGLGLANPLEAEGLSTKWSIELVFTPIHGYDQAADLAEVFVRPLERRSRLTV; from the coding sequence ATGACCGACCTCAGCGTCCTGCCCTTGTCGCAGGCCGGATGTGCGTCCGCTGCGCCGGCGAAACGCACGATCCCGGTGCTGCGCGAGCGCGGCCAGCGCGAGGTGTTCTGCGGACTCACCGGAATCGTCTGGCTGCACCGGAAGATGCAGGACGCCTTCTTCCTGGTCGTCGGCTCGCGCACCTGCGCGCACCTGATCCAGTCGGCTGCCGGCGTCATGATCTTCGCCGAGCCGCGCTTCGGCACCGCGATCCTGAGCGATCGCGACCTGGCCGGCCTGGCCGACGCCAACGACGAACTCGACCGCATCTGCGTCGAACTGATGGCCCGTCGCCCCGACATCGGCACGCTGTTCCTGGTCGGATCCTGCCCGTCCGAAGTGATCAAGCTAGATCTTGCGAAGGCTGCCGAGCGCCTGAACGCGCAATTGTTTCCGAAGGTACGCGTGCTGAACTACTCCGGTTCCGGCATCGAGACCACCTTCACCCAGGGTGAAGACGCGGCACTGCGCGCGATGGTTCCGGTGCTGCCGAAGGACGACGCGTCGCAGCTGCTGGTGGTCGGATGCGTCGCCGACGTGGTCGAAGACCAGTTCCGACGGGTACTCGAGCAGCTGGGTATCGGCCCGGTCGCCTTCTTCCCGGCCCGCCGCGCTGCGGATCTGCCGTCGGTGGGTGCCGGCACGCGGCTCCTGCTGGCGCAGCCGTTCAACGGCGAGACCGTGCGTGCGCTGGGTGCGCGCGGTGCCGAGCTGATCCAGGCGCCATATCCGCTGGGCGCCGAGGGCACCACCGCCTGGCTCGCCGCGGCGGCAGCTGCCTGGGGCGTCGCGAAGGACCGGTTCGACGAGGTCACCCGGCCGCTGATCGAACGTTCCAACCGCGCGCTTGAACGCTATCGTCCGCGCCTCGCCGGGAAATCGGTGTTCCTGATGCCCGATTCCCAGCTCGAGATTCCGATCGCACGCTTCCTGTCGCGCGAGATGGGCATGACCCTGGTCGAGGTCGGTACGCCCTACCTCGACCGGCAGATGGTCGCCGCCGAGCTCGACCTGCTGCCTGAGGACTTCGTCCTGTCCGAAGGCCAGCACCTCGACCTGCAGCTCGAGCGGGTCCGTGCCGCACGCCCGGACATCACCGTCTGCGGGCTGGGCCTCGCCAACCCGCTCGAGGCCGAGGGCCTGAGCACGAAATGGTCGATCGAACTGGTGTTCACTCCGATCCACGGCTACGACCAGGCCGCGGACCTCGCCGAAGTTTTCGTGCGCCCGCTAGAGCGGCGCAGCCGACTGACTGTCTGA
- a CDS encoding ferredoxin:protochlorophyllide reductase (ATP-dependent) subunit B: protein MQLTLWTYEGPPHVGAMRVATSMRDVHYVLHAPQGDTYADLLFTMIERQDKRPPVSYTTFQARDLGGSTADMVKVAVAEAFERYQPTAMLVGESCTAELLQDQAGHLGESLGLPVPVVPLELPAYSKKEHWGAAETFYQLARTLLADRIPAPGAVRAARAEGVRPKANLLGPTVLGFRCRDDVVEITRLLGELGIDVNVVAPLGASPDDLKRLPDADFNVCLYPEVSRTLSSWLQRTFGMPYARTTPMGINGTRAFVAEVAALAGVSADPVLSREHPGVASLAGSQSRMAWYARSVDSTYLTGKRVFVFGDATHVVAAARIASEEMGFTVVGLGTFCREFAREVREAAKLYGVDALITDDYLEVEKAIGDCAPELVLGTQMERHIAKRLGIACSVISVPIHVQDVPARYSPVFGFEGANVLFDSWVHPLVMGLEEHLLQMFRDDFEFNDGAKPSHLPAVARPAGAAASVAVADVQPAVPDAAAHAAVGAPAAGDIALAVAEADPVWTGAGELELKKIPFFVRGKARRNTERFARERGLAQITVETLYEAKAHFGR from the coding sequence ATGCAACTGACCCTGTGGACCTACGAAGGCCCCCCGCATGTCGGTGCGATGCGCGTCGCCACCTCGATGCGCGACGTGCACTACGTGCTGCATGCACCGCAAGGCGATACCTACGCCGACCTGCTGTTCACGATGATCGAGCGCCAGGACAAGCGTCCGCCGGTGAGCTACACCACGTTCCAGGCGCGCGACCTCGGCGGCAGCACCGCCGACATGGTCAAGGTTGCCGTCGCCGAGGCGTTCGAGCGCTACCAGCCGACGGCGATGCTGGTCGGTGAATCGTGCACGGCAGAGCTGCTGCAGGATCAGGCCGGCCATCTGGGAGAGTCGCTCGGCTTGCCGGTCCCGGTGGTGCCGCTGGAGTTGCCGGCGTACTCGAAGAAGGAACACTGGGGCGCTGCAGAGACCTTCTACCAGCTGGCGCGAACACTGCTCGCCGACCGCATCCCCGCGCCCGGTGCCGTGCGCGCGGCGCGCGCCGAGGGCGTGCGTCCGAAGGCGAACCTGCTCGGGCCGACGGTGCTCGGGTTCCGTTGCCGCGACGACGTCGTCGAGATCACCCGGTTGCTCGGCGAGCTCGGCATCGACGTCAACGTGGTTGCGCCGCTGGGCGCCTCGCCGGACGACCTCAAGCGCCTGCCCGACGCCGACTTCAATGTCTGCCTGTATCCGGAAGTGTCGCGCACGCTGTCGTCGTGGCTGCAACGTACCTTCGGCATGCCGTATGCCAGGACCACGCCGATGGGCATCAATGGCACCCGGGCCTTCGTCGCCGAAGTGGCTGCGCTGGCTGGTGTCAGCGCCGACCCGGTGCTGTCGCGCGAACACCCGGGCGTGGCTTCGCTCGCCGGGTCGCAGTCGCGCATGGCCTGGTATGCCCGTTCGGTCGACTCGACCTACCTGACCGGCAAGCGGGTGTTCGTCTTTGGCGACGCGACCCACGTCGTGGCGGCGGCGCGCATCGCGTCCGAAGAGATGGGCTTCACCGTCGTCGGCCTCGGCACCTTCTGCCGCGAGTTCGCGCGCGAGGTTCGCGAGGCGGCGAAGCTCTACGGCGTCGACGCCCTGATCACCGACGACTACCTGGAAGTCGAGAAGGCGATCGGCGACTGCGCGCCGGAACTGGTGCTCGGCACGCAGATGGAGCGCCACATCGCCAAACGGCTGGGCATCGCCTGTTCGGTCATATCGGTGCCGATCCACGTACAGGATGTACCGGCACGATACAGCCCGGTATTCGGCTTCGAAGGCGCGAACGTGCTGTTCGACAGCTGGGTTCATCCGCTGGTGATGGGCCTCGAGGAACACCTGCTGCAGATGTTCCGCGACGACTTCGAGTTCAACGACGGCGCGAAGCCGTCGCACCTGCCTGCCGTCGCACGGCCGGCAGGCGCGGCGGCGAGTGTCGCGGTGGCGGACGTGCAGCCTGCCGTGCCGGATGCGGCAGCGCACGCCGCAGTCGGCGCACCTGCCGCCGGGGACATCGCGCTAGCCGTCGCGGAAGCCGACCCGGTCTGGACCGGTGCCGGCGAGCTCGAGTTGAAGAAGATTCCTTTCTTCGTGCGCGGCAAGGCACGCCGGAACACCGAACGCTTCGCCCGCGAGCGCGGGCTGGCCCAGATCACGGTCGAGACGCTCTATGAAGCTAAAGCCCACTTTGGTCGCTGA